From Cryptococcus decagattii chromosome 13, complete sequence, the proteins below share one genomic window:
- a CDS encoding tRNA pseudouridine(38-40) synthase → MEHTDPTKRPRSPSPQQAEAPEAKRLHIEPAPVSAAVQVDAEEAMFNVEEEIQSGKGRRGKRGNGGQARKEKKDKRDAKDPRAQRAWEPREKTDGEKRLPKRRCAVLIGYCGTGYQGMQIQDHTDRTIEGEIFAALVKAGAVSADNAVDARKVDIARAARTDAGVHAAGNVISIKMITEPPLPEGFKNVAEYVNTFLPDQIRMWGWVRTVKSFNARTAADSRIYEYLLPSYCLIPPHKDDPLAKHLDISSPDWREIVGEDPCSFADARFPMPTSDEGEVDPKVRGEYERKRKWRVDEKTLNRFRDIIAQYKGTHNFYNYTVGKPFNDRAVKRFMIKLEVKEPKVYGEIEWISVQIHGQSFMLHQIRKMISMAMLACRTGSPPSLLPETFGPKKIHIPKAPPLGLLLEAPQFGVYNDRITQKLNGITEDRDPVNFGLYADEIYAFKVKWIYEMLRKEELEKNVFHKWIQMMDNIKNDSLGYLNSKGVIPAEATALVLEQESKRREGQKTQKEGVEAGAEEIESDDEEVDQEALKRGDLEG, encoded by the exons ATGGAACACACAGATCCCACGAAGAGGCCCAGATCGCCATCTCCACAGCAGGCAGAGGCACCAGAGGCCAAAAGACTCCACATCGAACCGGCACCGGTATCTGCTGCAGTCCAAGTTGATGCTGAAGAAGCAATGTTCAAcgtcgaagaagaaatccAAAGTGGTAAAGGACGAAgggggaaaagaggaaatggCGGCCAGGCTCgcaaagagaagaaagataAACGAGATGCCAAGGACCCGAGGGCTCAACGAGCTTGGGAACCGAGAGAGAAGACTGATGGCGAAAAGCGATTGCCCAAGAGGAGGTGTGCTGTGTTAATTGG TTACTGTGGTACTGGATACCAGGGTATGCAAAT ACAAGATCACACCGACCGAACAATCGAAGGCGAAATCTTCGCTGCTCTTGTCAAAGCTGGCGCTGTCTCTGCAGATAATGCTGTCGATGCCCGCAAAGTTGACATTGCTCGAGCTGCTCGAACAGATGCCGGTGTTCACGCCGCTGGCAATGTCATCTCCATCAAAATGATCACGGAACCCCCTCTTCCCGAAGGTTTCAAAAACGTCGCCGAGTATGTCAACACTTTCTTGCCCGACCAAATTAGGATGTGGGGCTGGGTGAGAACTGTCAAGTCCTTCAACGCCCGAAC GGCTGCCGACTCTCGTATATATGAgtatcttcttccatcataCTGTCTGATACCTCCTCACAAAGACGACCCTCTTGCCAAGCATCTCGATATATCCTCTCCCGACTGGCGAGAAATCGTCGGTGAGGATCCTTGTTCCTTTGCCGACGCTAGATTCCCCATGCCCACCTCTGATGAGGGTGAAGTCGACCCCAAGGTCCGAGGAGAGTatgagagaaagaggaagtggagaGTGGATGAAAAGACTTTAAACCGGTTTAGGGACATCATTGCCCAGTACAAGGGTACTCA CAACTTCTACAACTACACTGTTGGCAAGCCTTTTAATGACCGAGCGGTCAAGAGGTTTATGATCAAGCTTGAGGTGAAGGAACCCAAGGTATATGGAGAGATTGAATGGATTTCCGTCCAAATCCACGGACAAAGTTTCATGCTTCATCAAATC CGAAAAATGATCTCCATGGCCATGCTCGCTTGCCGAACAGGTTCCCCGccctctctcctccccgAGACATTCGGCCCTAAAAAAATTCACATTCCCAAAGCTCCTCCTCTCGGTCTCTTGCTCGAGGCTCCTCAATTTGGCGTCTACAACGATAGGATCACCCAGAAGTTGAATGGTATCACCGAAGACAGAGACCCTGTAAACTTTGGACTCTATGCGGATGAGATCTACGCTTTCAAGGTGAAGTGGATCTATGAAATgctgaggaaggaggagttggagaagaatgT TTTCCACAAATGGATCCAAATGATGGACAATATTAAGAACGATTCTCTCGGTTACCTCAA CTCTAAAGGTGTTATCCCGGCAGAAGCCACTGCCCTGGTCCTTGAGCAGGAGAGCAAGCGAAGAGAGGGTCAGAAGACTCAGAAGGAAGGTGTTGAAGCCGGGGCTGAGGAAATTGAGAGTGACGATGAGGAGGTTGACCAGGAGGCCTTGAAGAGGGGTGATTTGGAGGGGTGA